The DNA window GCTGCTCAACGTCGTCATCCCGCTCTGGCTGGTCCAGGAGACCGACGCGCCCCGGGTGCTGCTGGCCTGGCTCTTCGGCACCAACACGGTGATGGCCGTGCTGCTCCAGGTGCCGGCCGCGCGCGGGGTGAACTCGGTCGGTACGTCGCTGCGCGCCGCGAGGCTCAGCGCCGGCTTCTTCGTGCTGTCCTGCCTGATCGTCCTGGTCACCCACGACACCCTCGGGTGGACCACGATCGTCCTGGTCTGGCTGGGGCACGTGACGGTCACCGGGGCCGAGCTCTTCCAGTCCGCGGCCCAGTGGGGCTTCCTGTCGGAGCTCTCGGACCCGGAGCGGCGAGGTGAGTACCAAGGTGCCGCGCAGCTCGGCGGCACCCTCGGCGGGGTGTGGGCACCGGCGGCCTTCACGTTCCTGGCGATCCACTGGGGTACGCCGGGCTGGCTGCTGATCGCCGCCATCATCGTGGCGGCCGTCGTGGCGATGGGACCGGCCGCCAGGTCGGCCGAGCGCTACCTGGCGCGCACCCAGCAGCCGGCGACTGCTTGAATCCTCGTTTGTGGCAACTCCCGCACAGTGGCTCGCCGGCGCGCGACCGCGCACGCTCCCCGCAGCCGTCTCCCCCGTCCTCGCCGGCACCGGGGTCGCGGCGTACGTCGACGACGCGGTGTGGTGGAAGGCGCTGCTCGCGCTCGTCGTGGCCCTCGCGCTGCAGGTGGCGGTCAACTACGCCAACGACTACTCCGACGGGATCCGCGGCACGGACGCCGACCGGGTCGGGCCGCTGCGGCTCGTCGGGTCGGGGGCCGCACCAGCCGCCGCGGTGAAGCGGGCGGCCTTCCTCGCCTTCGGCGTGGCCGCGGTCGCGGGCCTGGTGCTGGCCGCGACGACCGCCTGGTGGCTGCTCGCCGTAGGCGTCGTGTGCGTGCTCGCCGCGTGGTTCTACACCGGCGGCTCGAAGCCGTACGGCTACCTCGGCCTCGGCGAGGTGATGGTGTTCGTCTTCTTCGGGCTGGTCGCGGTCGTCGGCACGACGTACGTCCAGACGAGGTCGTGGGAGTGGGCGTCGCTCTGGGCCGCCGTCGGCATCGGCGCACTGGCCTGCGCGATCCTGGTCGCCAACAACCTGCGCGACATCCCGACCGACACCGTCGCCGGCAAGCGCACGCTCGCGGTGGTGCTCGGGGACCGGCGCACCCGCCTGCTGTACGCCGTCCTCGTGGTCGTCGCGGCGGCGGCGGTCGTGGCCGTCGCGGTCGTCACCTCCTGGTGCGTGCTGGTGGGCCTCGGCTTCCTGGTGCTGGCGCTCCCCGCGACCCGGACCGTGCTCGGCGGCGCCGTCGGCCCGGGACTGATCCCGGTCCTGCAGCAGACCGGCCTGGCCGAGCTGCTCTGGGCGGTGCTGGTCGCGGCCGCACTCGTGGTCTGCGGCTGACCTCACCCAGACGCTCCCGGTGTGTGCGACATTGTCGCCATGCCCCGAGTCCCGCTGTCCCTCGTGCTGGTCCTCGCGGTCTTCGAGGCCGCGCTCCTGCTGATCGTCGGCGCCGCCATGTGGCACCACGCGCCGAGCCCCGCCGACGGAGCCGTCGGCAAGGGTCTCTTCACGCTTGGGGCAGGAGTCGCGGTCCCGACCTTCGTGCTGGGTTTCCGGATGCTGAACAGCCTCCCGGAGCACGCCCCCTCCGCGAGCGCGCGCAGTGACTGGGACGAGGCCTGACCGGACGGCGGCCACGGCGCCCGGCGTACGCTCGGAGCATGTTCTGGCTGATCGTGCTGATCGTGGTGGTCGCGGCCGTGCTGGCCTACCGCTTCCGGGTGTCGCTGCTCGCGCGGCTCCTCGGCCAGGACCGGTCCCGAATCGACCGGCAGCTCAACCGCCGCAAGGACTGACGGCGGAGGTACGTCTCCCGAGTCGGCGCCGTCGCGAGCGGAGTTTCGCGCCGCGCAGTAGGCGCTTCCGACTCGGGCGACGTACCTAGTCCGCGTCTTCCTTGGACTTCATCTCGTCGATCTTGGCCGTCATCGCCTCGGCGCGCGTCTCCACGCGCCGCGCGAGCGCCTCGCGCGGGTGGTTGAGCAGGAAGTACGACCCCACGCCGCTCATCAGGAACGCGATGATGACCGCCAGCAGGATCGGCACGTGGTCGTCGACCAGGAACCAGATCCCGATGACGATGCCCAGCGAGCCGAGGAAGAGCGCCAGCCGCAGCAGGGTGTAGATCCAGAACTCCTTCACGGGCCCAGGGTAGGCCGTGACCAGGCGGGTCCTACGCTGGAGGGGTGCTGAAGTTCCTGCTCGTCGTGATCCTGGTCGCGGTCGTCATCTACCTGACGACGCGCGCGATCCAGCGGCGTGGCATCGCGCCGACCCCGAGGCCGCGTCCGAAGCGTCCCGAGCCGCCCCGGTTCGTCGGTCCCGACGACGACCCCGACTTCCTCCGCGACCTCGATCGCAAGCGGAAGCACCCGGAGCATCCCGAGGACCCCGACGCCTGACGGGTTGAGTCGGGACTTCTGACGGTTGAGTCCGGACTTCTGACGGTCGAATCTCCCGACTCGAGCGTCAGAAGTCCCGACTCGACGTGTCGGGGACGACCTGGATCTGCTTGGTGCCGGCGTACGAGTGCTGGGACGTCGTCGAGAAGTAGTTGATCCCGATGAAGTTGAACCACAGGGTCGCGACCCCGACGAGCGCGAGGATCGCCGCGTTGCGGCCCTTCCAGCCGGCGGTCGTGCGCGCGTGCAGGTAGGCCGCGTAGACGACCCAGGTGATGAACGCCCAGACCTCCTTGGGGTCCCAGTTCCAGTACGACGACCAGGCCTGGTGCGCCCAGATCGGGCCGGTGATCAGGACCGCGAAGGTCCACACCGGGAAGCCGAAGGCGTGCAGCCGGTACGCCGTGCGGTCGAGCACCTCGGGCTTCGGGAGGCGGGCGACGTACCCGTGCTCGGCGGCCGCACCACCCGCGACCGCCCGGGCCTTGACCAGGTAGAGCGCCGACGTGATGCCGCCGAGGGTGAAGGCGCCGGTGGCGATGATCGCGGAGACGACGTGGATCACCAGCCAGTACGACGAGAGCGCCTCGGTCAGCGGCGCCACCGGGGCGTAGAGCCAGATGACGGCGACCATCAGGATCGTGAGCACGAAGGCGAGCACGATCGGCGCCATCCAGGCCAGTCGGAACTTGCGGTAGAGCGCGACGTAGAGGAACGCGA is part of the Nocardioides conyzicola genome and encodes:
- a CDS encoding 1,4-dihydroxy-2-naphthoate polyprenyltransferase — translated: MATPAQWLAGARPRTLPAAVSPVLAGTGVAAYVDDAVWWKALLALVVALALQVAVNYANDYSDGIRGTDADRVGPLRLVGSGAAPAAAVKRAAFLAFGVAAVAGLVLAATTAWWLLAVGVVCVLAAWFYTGGSKPYGYLGLGEVMVFVFFGLVAVVGTTYVQTRSWEWASLWAAVGIGALACAILVANNLRDIPTDTVAGKRTLAVVLGDRRTRLLYAVLVVVAAAAVVAVAVVTSWCVLVGLGFLVLALPATRTVLGGAVGPGLIPVLQQTGLAELLWAVLVAAALVVCG
- a CDS encoding DUF4229 domain-containing protein, with translation MKEFWIYTLLRLALFLGSLGIVIGIWFLVDDHVPILLAVIIAFLMSGVGSYFLLNHPREALARRVETRAEAMTAKIDEMKSKEDAD
- the ccsB gene encoding c-type cytochrome biogenesis protein CcsB; this translates as MTDTAWESLSNQAIAAAGLLYFLALLAHLVEWASLRKVPLASGRASEDSIDIPGGVALATGPDDESEERVRRTALFGRLGYLVTCLAVAVHAVSLFSRGMAADPNRVPWGNMYEFTLTGTFVVAFLYVALYRKFRLAWMAPIVLAFVLTILMVAVIWLYAPVAPLTEALSSYWLVIHVVSAIIATGAFTLGGITSALYLVKARAVAGGAAAEHGYVARLPKPEVLDRTAYRLHAFGFPVWTFAVLITGPIWAHQAWSSYWNWDPKEVWAFITWVVYAAYLHARTTAGWKGRNAAILALVGVATLWFNFIGINYFSTTSQHSYAGTKQIQVVPDTSSRDF